A section of the Ciceribacter thiooxidans genome encodes:
- a CDS encoding DUF3008 family protein → MPAKSKAQQKAAGAALAAKRGEAKKSDLKGASKGMLKSMTEKELEDLASTKRKGKPEHASKDD, encoded by the coding sequence ATGCCAGCGAAATCGAAAGCACAGCAGAAGGCGGCCGGCGCTGCCCTGGCGGCGAAGCGCGGCGAGGCCAAGAAGAGTGATCTGAAGGGGGCATCGAAGGGGATGCTGAAATCGATGACGGAGAAGGAGCTGGAGGATCTGGCGTCGACCAAGCGGAAGGGAAAACCGGAGCACGCCTCCAAGGACGATTGA
- a CDS encoding MgtC/SapB family protein gives MENLLTDLGAKSWLPDSLVAIRLFAALLCGAAVGYERERRSRAAGLRTHMLVCLASALVALLTIEITHHKDFAEQSIRVDPIRLIEAVTSGVAFLAAGLIVFTKGEVKGLTTGAGLWLSGATGLACGLGLLRLAFLATTLALIVLWLLHVLEIRLNLRDKG, from the coding sequence ATGGAGAACTTGCTGACCGATCTCGGTGCGAAGAGCTGGCTTCCGGACTCGCTCGTCGCAATCCGCCTCTTCGCGGCGCTTCTCTGCGGCGCTGCCGTCGGATACGAGCGCGAGCGTCGCAGCAGGGCGGCGGGATTGCGCACTCATATGCTCGTATGTCTCGCAAGCGCACTCGTTGCGCTTCTGACGATCGAAATCACCCACCACAAGGATTTCGCCGAGCAGTCCATCCGCGTCGATCCGATTCGACTGATCGAGGCAGTCACTTCGGGTGTCGCGTTTCTTGCCGCCGGGCTGATCGTCTTCACCAAGGGCGAGGTGAAAGGGCTCACGACCGGAGCGGGCCTGTGGCTTTCCGGCGCGACAGGGCTCGCCTGCGGTCTCGGTCTTCTGAGGCTTGCGTTCCTGGCAACCACGTTGGCACTGATCGTGCTCTGGCTACTGCACGTTCTGGAGATTCGGCTAAACCTCCGGGACAAGGGCTAA
- a CDS encoding response regulator yields the protein MSRKQTLVLIVEDDVFVAMDAVDSVSGAGIEALTAESVTDAIGILEREEISAAILDFHVRDGIVTPLIERLRERHIPYRVVTGSPVAELLEKGVPLNLCAPKPADYRAIVGTLVPIGSASSPSAPR from the coding sequence ATGTCCAGGAAGCAAACTCTTGTTCTGATTGTCGAAGACGATGTCTTCGTTGCCATGGATGCTGTCGACAGCGTGAGCGGCGCAGGTATTGAGGCGCTCACCGCCGAAAGCGTCACCGATGCGATAGGCATCCTCGAGCGCGAGGAAATTTCCGCCGCCATCCTCGACTTTCATGTCCGCGACGGAATAGTGACGCCGCTCATCGAACGTCTGCGCGAGCGACATATCCCTTATCGGGTCGTCACCGGATCGCCCGTCGCCGAGCTTTTGGAAAAGGGTGTTCCGTTGAACCTCTGCGCACCGAAACCGGCGGACTACCGGGCGATCGTGGGAACTCTGGTCCCGATCGGCTCCGCGAGTTCTCCTTCGGCTCCGAGATGA
- a CDS encoding 1-phosphofructokinase family hexose kinase has product MIAELGGKCDLVYLSGGATGELLENMLKRIHVQHFPVHIKDPVRIAYMVHESSTGLEYRFVPEGPVVSEEEVKPLFDFMEKSDAEYFIASGSLPRGVETDIYSRMADIASRKGARFVLDTSGDALKVTLSRSCVFLVKPSVGELEGLVGRRLNHGTAGEAAREIVQSGAAQYVALTMGKDGALLATADDVMRFPAIQVPVQSAVGAGDSFVAAMTWSLAEGHDIGEAFRFGLAAGAAAVMTPGTELCRRHDVLELYKTHAENAKARH; this is encoded by the coding sequence GTGATCGCCGAGCTCGGCGGCAAATGCGACCTCGTCTATCTTTCCGGCGGGGCGACGGGCGAGCTGCTCGAGAACATGTTGAAGCGCATCCACGTGCAACATTTCCCCGTCCACATCAAGGATCCGGTGCGCATCGCCTATATGGTGCATGAATCGTCGACCGGACTCGAGTATCGTTTCGTGCCGGAGGGACCCGTCGTCAGCGAAGAAGAAGTAAAACCGCTCTTCGACTTCATGGAGAAGAGCGACGCGGAGTATTTCATAGCAAGCGGCAGTCTCCCGCGGGGGGTCGAGACGGACATCTACTCGCGCATGGCCGACATCGCCTCGCGCAAGGGAGCGCGGTTCGTGCTGGACACTTCCGGCGATGCGCTGAAGGTGACCTTGTCGAGGTCGTGTGTCTTTCTGGTCAAGCCGAGCGTCGGGGAACTTGAAGGGCTGGTCGGACGCCGGCTCAATCACGGCACGGCCGGCGAGGCCGCACGCGAGATCGTCCAGAGCGGTGCAGCCCAGTATGTCGCCCTCACGATGGGCAAGGATGGAGCTCTGCTAGCGACCGCCGACGATGTCATGCGTTTTCCGGCGATCCAGGTGCCGGTCCAGTCCGCCGTCGGGGCCGGAGACAGTTTTGTTGCCGCCATGACCTGGTCGCTGGCCGAGGGACACGATATCGGCGAGGCATTCCGCTTCGGCCTCGCGGCGGGTGCGGCCGCAGTGATGACGCCGGGAACCGAGCTCTGCCGGAGGCACGACGTGCTCGAACTCTACAAGACCCATGCGGAAAATGCCAAGGCGCGGCATTGA
- a CDS encoding ABC transporter ATP-binding protein, with the protein MARVELRNVWKKFGPVEVIKGVDLDIEDGEFIVLVGPSGCGKSTLLNLVAGLETLTSGDIRIGEDVVNDVPPKDRNIAMVFQSYALYPTKSVRDNITFGMQTRRIAHDMQERALADVSQLLHIDQLLERKPGQLSGGQRQRVAMGRALVRNPDVFLFDEPLSNLDAKLRIEMRTEVKKLHLRLGKTIIYVTHDQIEAMTLASRIAVMDNGHIRQFGTPEEIYENPVDLFVAGFMGSPSMNIVRGRVTRDGGTFVEVSDDEGTVQFPLSPRQAEKVADRLGGEIYLGMRPETITHRGAHGADDGETFVFQRKVDVVEPTGPDTMLVFTLGGMEAIARVRPEEKVQPGEFFSFEVNMAKAKLFDAGSGNRL; encoded by the coding sequence ATGGCTCGCGTGGAACTGCGCAACGTCTGGAAGAAATTCGGCCCCGTCGAGGTCATCAAGGGCGTGGACCTGGACATCGAGGACGGAGAGTTCATCGTGCTCGTCGGTCCGTCCGGCTGCGGCAAGTCCACCCTGCTCAATCTGGTGGCCGGTCTCGAGACCCTGACGAGCGGCGACATCCGTATCGGCGAGGATGTCGTCAACGACGTCCCTCCGAAGGACCGCAATATCGCGATGGTGTTCCAGTCCTACGCCCTCTACCCGACGAAATCGGTTCGGGACAACATCACCTTCGGCATGCAGACCCGTCGGATAGCGCACGACATGCAGGAGCGCGCCCTCGCGGACGTGTCGCAACTGCTGCATATAGACCAGCTGCTCGAGCGAAAGCCCGGCCAGCTTTCCGGGGGCCAGCGCCAGCGCGTGGCGATGGGCCGGGCACTGGTGCGCAATCCGGACGTCTTCCTGTTCGACGAGCCGCTTTCGAATCTCGACGCGAAACTCCGCATCGAGATGCGCACCGAGGTCAAGAAGCTGCATCTGAGGCTGGGCAAGACAATCATTTATGTTACCCACGACCAGATCGAGGCGATGACGCTCGCATCCCGCATCGCGGTTATGGACAACGGTCACATCCGCCAGTTCGGCACGCCCGAGGAAATCTACGAGAATCCCGTCGATCTCTTCGTCGCCGGCTTCATGGGGTCACCTTCGATGAACATCGTTCGCGGCCGGGTGACGAGAGACGGCGGAACCTTCGTCGAGGTGAGCGATGACGAGGGAACTGTGCAATTCCCGCTTTCCCCGCGACAGGCGGAGAAAGTCGCAGACCGGCTCGGGGGCGAGATCTATCTCGGCATGCGCCCGGAAACGATCACCCACAGAGGAGCCCATGGAGCTGACGACGGCGAGACTTTCGTCTTCCAACGCAAGGTCGACGTGGTCGAACCCACAGGTCCGGACACCATGCTCGTCTTCACGCTCGGTGGCATGGAAGCGATTGCACGAGTACGGCCGGAAGAAAAGGTGCAGCCGGGCGAGTTCTTCTCGTTCGAGGTCAATATGGCAAAAGCGAAGCTGTTCGACGCCGGGAGCGGGAACCGCCTCTAG
- a CDS encoding carbohydrate ABC transporter permease — protein sequence MSQESGIVRRKGLRQVMLRGLLFAVLILFCLYYLMPLIVMVSTSLKSLDEIRTSSLISLPQAVTFDAWAKAWSSACVGVRCTGLEPYFMNSVLMVVPSVIISTILGALNGYALTKWRFRGADIIFALMLFGSFIPFQVVLLPMARMLGYFGLAGSVYGLILVHTIYGLAFTTLFFRNFFVGVSDGIVNAAKIDGAGFFKIFFSVLLPMSLPTIVVTVIWQFTQIWNDFLFGIAFTVGDSNPVTVALNNIVATSTGVKEYNVDMAAAIIAALPTLLVYIIAGKYFVRGLSAGAVKG from the coding sequence ATGAGCCAGGAGTCCGGTATCGTCCGTCGGAAGGGCCTGCGGCAGGTCATGTTGCGCGGCCTGCTCTTTGCAGTGCTCATTCTCTTCTGTCTTTACTACCTCATGCCCCTCATCGTAATGGTCTCGACCTCGCTCAAGTCGCTGGACGAGATCCGCACATCCTCGCTCATCAGCCTGCCACAGGCCGTCACCTTCGATGCCTGGGCAAAGGCATGGTCATCGGCCTGCGTCGGTGTGCGCTGCACCGGCCTCGAACCCTATTTCATGAATTCGGTGCTGATGGTCGTGCCATCGGTGATCATCTCCACCATCCTCGGGGCGCTCAACGGCTATGCACTCACCAAATGGCGTTTCCGCGGAGCGGACATCATCTTCGCCTTGATGCTCTTCGGCTCATTCATTCCCTTCCAGGTGGTCCTGCTGCCGATGGCCCGCATGCTCGGCTATTTCGGACTGGCGGGCAGCGTCTACGGCCTCATCCTCGTCCACACGATCTACGGACTTGCCTTCACCACGCTCTTCTTCCGCAACTTCTTCGTCGGGGTATCCGACGGCATCGTGAACGCTGCGAAAATCGACGGCGCTGGCTTCTTCAAAATCTTCTTCAGCGTCCTCCTGCCGATGTCGCTGCCGACCATCGTCGTGACGGTCATCTGGCAGTTTACCCAGATCTGGAACGACTTCCTGTTCGGGATCGCCTTTACGGTCGGCGACAGCAATCCGGTGACGGTCGCCCTCAACAACATCGTGGCGACCAGCACGGGCGTGAAGGAATACAATGTCGACATGGCGGCCGCGATCATCGCGGCCCTGCCGACGCTCCTCGTCTATATTATCGCCGGAAAGTACTTCGTCCGCGGGCTCTCCGCCGGCGCGGTGAAAGGTTGA
- a CDS encoding carbohydrate ABC transporter permease, with the protein MAGSKTGRVVFDRFLERWLPQIVVSPLFATSLLFVYGFIAWTVYISFTKSGVMPNYTFSGLSQYIRLWTTPRWLVALENLFIFTSLFIIGCMVIGLLLAILLDQRIRSEGVVRTVYLYPMALSFIVTGTAWKWILNPTLGIEKIIQGLGFENFNFDWLVDPKMAIYTVVIAGIWQSSGYVMALFLAGLRSVDDEIIKAAAIDGAGPVRTYGSIILPIVRPVFFSAFVILSHLAIKSFDLVMALTGGGPGYATDVPATFMYSFAFQRSELGTAAASAVMMLVTITAIYVPYLYSELRRPAK; encoded by the coding sequence ATGGCAGGTTCAAAGACCGGGCGGGTCGTATTCGACCGCTTCCTTGAGCGGTGGTTACCGCAGATCGTGGTGTCGCCGCTTTTCGCGACAAGCCTTCTCTTCGTCTACGGCTTCATCGCCTGGACCGTCTATATCTCCTTCACCAAGTCCGGCGTGATGCCGAACTATACCTTTTCAGGGCTCTCCCAGTACATCCGGCTTTGGACCACGCCGCGCTGGCTCGTGGCGCTGGAGAACCTCTTCATCTTTACGAGCCTGTTCATTATCGGCTGCATGGTCATCGGGCTGCTGCTTGCCATCCTGCTTGACCAGCGTATCCGTTCCGAGGGCGTGGTCCGTACCGTCTATCTCTATCCGATGGCGCTTTCCTTCATCGTGACCGGTACGGCGTGGAAATGGATCCTGAACCCGACGCTCGGCATCGAGAAAATCATCCAGGGACTGGGCTTCGAGAATTTCAATTTCGACTGGCTGGTAGACCCGAAAATGGCGATCTACACCGTCGTCATCGCCGGGATATGGCAGTCCTCAGGCTATGTCATGGCGCTCTTCCTCGCCGGCCTGCGTTCGGTCGATGACGAGATCATCAAGGCCGCAGCGATCGACGGCGCCGGGCCGGTACGCACCTATGGCTCCATCATCCTGCCCATCGTCCGGCCGGTCTTCTTCTCAGCCTTCGTGATCCTGTCGCACCTGGCGATCAAGAGCTTCGACCTGGTCATGGCGCTGACGGGCGGTGGGCCGGGCTATGCCACCGACGTACCGGCAACCTTCATGTACTCCTTCGCTTTCCAGAGGAGTGAACTCGGCACGGCCGCAGCCAGCGCCGTCATGATGCTGGTCACGATTACGGCGATCTACGTGCCCTACCTCTATTCGGAACTTCGGAGGCCTGCGAAATGA
- a CDS encoding ABC transporter substrate-binding protein, with amino-acid sequence MLSVRSLMAAVAVTALMLPASSYAGGTVEVLHWWTSGGEAKAVGTLKEAFEKKGGTWIDSPIAGGGGDAAMTALRARVMAGNPPAAVQLKGPGIQEWADQGSLNDVEDVAKAENWDSVLPPSLASIMKYKDKYVAAPVNIHRVDWMWVNPAVLAKVGAEVPTTWEEFNAVADKLKAAGITPLAHGGQPWQDATVFETIVLSQGADFYRKALVELDQDALSGETMVKVFDQLRKLRGYVDPGFSGRDWNLATAMVMNGEAAFQIMGDWAKGEFLAAGKVPGKDFLCAPTPGNGYIFNADSFAFFKVSGEDQIEGQKVLASLIMSPEFQETFNLAKGSIPARTDVSLDKFDSCALKSHEDLTASVKNNAFVPSMAHEMAIPRTVRGEFLDVVTNFFNSDMSSADAAKALADAVKRAQ; translated from the coding sequence ATGCTTTCGGTAAGATCGCTTATGGCGGCGGTAGCCGTCACCGCATTGATGTTGCCGGCATCTTCTTATGCCGGCGGAACTGTTGAAGTGCTTCACTGGTGGACGTCGGGAGGCGAGGCGAAGGCCGTCGGGACCCTGAAGGAAGCCTTCGAAAAAAAGGGCGGCACCTGGATCGACTCTCCGATCGCCGGCGGCGGCGGTGATGCCGCGATGACCGCCCTGCGGGCGAGGGTCATGGCCGGCAACCCGCCGGCCGCGGTGCAGCTGAAAGGTCCCGGCATACAGGAATGGGCCGACCAGGGCAGCCTGAACGACGTCGAGGACGTCGCCAAGGCGGAGAACTGGGATTCGGTCCTGCCGCCGAGCCTCGCTTCAATCATGAAGTACAAGGACAAATACGTCGCCGCGCCGGTCAACATCCACCGCGTCGACTGGATGTGGGTCAATCCGGCCGTGCTGGCGAAGGTCGGTGCCGAGGTCCCGACCACCTGGGAAGAGTTCAATGCCGTCGCAGACAAGCTGAAAGCCGCCGGCATCACCCCGCTCGCCCATGGCGGCCAACCGTGGCAGGACGCGACGGTGTTCGAGACAATCGTCCTCAGCCAGGGCGCGGACTTCTACCGCAAGGCGCTCGTCGAACTGGACCAGGACGCACTTTCCGGTGAGACGATGGTCAAGGTCTTCGACCAGCTTCGCAAGTTGCGCGGTTACGTCGACCCCGGCTTCTCCGGACGGGACTGGAATCTTGCCACCGCCATGGTCATGAATGGCGAGGCGGCATTCCAGATCATGGGTGACTGGGCGAAAGGCGAGTTCCTCGCCGCCGGCAAGGTGCCGGGCAAGGATTTCCTCTGCGCTCCGACACCCGGCAATGGCTATATATTCAATGCCGACAGCTTCGCCTTCTTCAAGGTTTCCGGAGAGGACCAAATCGAAGGACAGAAGGTGCTGGCGAGCCTGATCATGTCGCCGGAGTTCCAGGAAACCTTCAACCTTGCCAAGGGTTCGATCCCGGCACGCACCGACGTCAGCCTAGACAAGTTCGACTCCTGCGCCCTGAAATCGCACGAAGATCTGACGGCATCCGTAAAGAATAATGCGTTCGTGCCCTCGATGGCGCATGAGATGGCGATCCCGCGGACAGTTCGCGGCGAGTTCCTCGACGTCGTGACGAACTTCTTCAACTCCGACATGAGTTCTGCCGACGCCGCAAAGGCGCTCGCAGACGCGGTCAAGCGGGCACAGTAA
- the ppsA gene encoding phosphoenolpyruvate synthase: MSAVVQSIAWFETLGRRDVPRVGGKNASLGEMVQTLSSKGIDVPPGFATTADAYWNYVTTNKLEDRMTGLLADWEAGKANLAETGQAIRAIFLRGDWPAETEKAILEAYRELSRRAGVAEVEVAVRSSATAEDLPDASFAGQQETFLNIKGEKALIDACRRCYASLFTDRAISYRKAKGFDHMKVALSIGVQQMVRSDLGGSGVMFSIDTETGFDKVVLINAAWGLGENVVQGTVDPDEYQVFKPLLGKPSLTPIIEKKRGAKDIKMIYGTGEAPTRNVPTSKAERAAYVLSDPEILTLAEWATTIEAHYGCPMDMEWARDGKTGAMYIVQARPETVQARRGAGVFKTYEIKNKGKVLANGLSIGDAVATGQVCLIETAKDIGKFVDGSILVTQTTDPDWVPIMKRAAAIVTDHGGRTSHAAIVSRELGLPAVVGTGNATELLHSGQEVTISCAEGDEGFIYEGIADVTVNDLDVSDLPATATDVMLNLANPGSAFRWWRMPSDGIGLARMEFVVSNAIRVHPMALVHFEKLKDEAAKAEIAALSTGYDHKPDYFVDKLSRGLARLAAAVFPKPVIIRMSDFKTNEYAGLVGGAEFEPEEENPMIGFRGASRYYSPRYREGFALECRAIRRLRDEMGFTNVVVMIPFCRSVGEADKVLGVMAENGLKRGENGLQVYVMCEIPSNVILAAKFADRFDGFSIGSNDLTQLTLGVDRDSGELAELFDEQDEAVKWMIEKVISEARKAGAKIGLCGQAPSDHPEFAEFLVECGINSMSVSPDSFIAVKRKVAETEARLKKK, translated from the coding sequence ATGTCTGCAGTCGTTCAATCCATTGCCTGGTTCGAAACCCTTGGCCGCCGCGACGTTCCAAGAGTGGGCGGCAAAAACGCCTCTCTCGGCGAGATGGTGCAGACGCTTTCGTCGAAAGGTATCGACGTCCCGCCTGGCTTTGCCACGACGGCGGACGCTTACTGGAACTATGTCACGACCAACAAGCTGGAAGACCGCATGACGGGCCTGCTCGCCGACTGGGAAGCGGGCAAGGCGAACCTTGCCGAAACGGGCCAGGCCATCCGCGCGATCTTCCTGCGCGGAGACTGGCCCGCGGAAACGGAAAAGGCGATCCTCGAAGCCTACCGCGAACTCTCACGACGCGCCGGTGTGGCCGAAGTCGAAGTTGCCGTCCGCTCCAGCGCCACTGCAGAGGATCTGCCGGATGCTAGCTTTGCCGGGCAACAGGAGACATTCCTCAACATCAAGGGTGAAAAGGCTCTGATCGATGCTTGTCGGCGTTGCTACGCCTCGCTCTTCACCGATCGGGCGATCAGCTATAGGAAAGCCAAGGGCTTCGACCACATGAAAGTCGCGTTGTCGATCGGCGTGCAGCAGATGGTACGCTCCGACCTCGGTGGATCCGGCGTCATGTTCTCGATCGATACCGAAACCGGTTTCGACAAGGTGGTCCTGATCAATGCTGCGTGGGGACTCGGGGAGAACGTGGTCCAGGGGACCGTCGATCCCGACGAATACCAGGTCTTCAAGCCCCTGCTCGGAAAGCCCTCGCTCACCCCGATCATCGAAAAGAAGCGCGGTGCCAAGGACATCAAGATGATCTACGGGACCGGCGAGGCGCCGACACGTAACGTCCCGACGTCAAAGGCCGAGCGCGCAGCCTATGTCCTGAGCGATCCGGAGATTCTGACGCTTGCCGAATGGGCCACGACGATCGAGGCGCATTACGGCTGCCCGATGGACATGGAATGGGCTCGCGACGGCAAGACCGGCGCCATGTACATCGTTCAGGCCCGACCGGAAACGGTCCAGGCAAGGCGCGGCGCCGGCGTCTTCAAGACCTACGAGATCAAGAACAAGGGAAAGGTGCTCGCAAACGGTCTCTCGATCGGCGACGCAGTGGCGACCGGCCAGGTGTGTCTGATCGAGACGGCCAAGGACATCGGCAAGTTCGTCGACGGCTCCATTCTCGTCACCCAGACGACTGACCCGGACTGGGTTCCGATCATGAAGCGCGCCGCAGCGATCGTCACCGACCACGGCGGGCGTACCTCCCACGCGGCGATCGTCAGCCGCGAACTCGGATTGCCGGCCGTCGTCGGAACCGGCAACGCGACCGAGCTCCTCCACTCCGGGCAGGAGGTGACCATCTCCTGCGCGGAAGGGGACGAGGGCTTCATCTATGAAGGCATCGCCGACGTGACCGTCAACGATCTCGACGTCAGCGACCTGCCCGCAACGGCAACCGACGTAATGCTGAACCTCGCCAATCCGGGCTCGGCCTTCCGCTGGTGGCGAATGCCCTCCGACGGCATCGGGCTCGCCCGCATGGAATTCGTTGTCAGCAACGCCATCCGCGTTCATCCGATGGCGCTGGTGCACTTCGAGAAGCTGAAGGACGAAGCTGCAAAAGCCGAGATCGCAGCATTGTCCACCGGCTATGACCACAAGCCGGACTACTTCGTCGACAAGCTGTCCCGCGGACTGGCACGTCTGGCCGCAGCGGTCTTCCCGAAACCGGTGATCATCCGCATGAGTGACTTCAAGACCAACGAGTATGCCGGCCTCGTGGGGGGCGCCGAATTCGAGCCGGAGGAAGAAAACCCGATGATCGGCTTTCGCGGCGCCTCCCGCTACTACTCGCCCCGATACCGCGAAGGCTTTGCACTCGAATGCCGGGCGATACGGCGCCTGCGCGACGAGATGGGCTTCACCAACGTCGTCGTGATGATCCCCTTCTGCCGCTCCGTGGGCGAGGCCGACAAGGTTCTCGGCGTTATGGCGGAGAACGGCCTCAAACGCGGCGAGAACGGACTTCAGGTCTACGTCATGTGCGAGATCCCGTCGAACGTGATCCTCGCCGCCAAGTTCGCGGACCGCTTCGACGGCTTCTCGATCGGCTCCAACGACCTGACGCAACTTACGCTCGGCGTCGACCGCGATTCCGGTGAGCTCGCCGAACTCTTCGACGAACAGGACGAGGCGGTAAAGTGGATGATCGAGAAGGTGATTTCCGAGGCGCGCAAGGCCGGCGCCAAGATCGGACTCTGCGGGCAAGCCCCGAGCGACCATCCGGAATTTGCCGAATTCCTCGTCGAGTGCGGGATCAATTCGATGTCGGTCAGCCCCGACAGCTTCATCGCCGTCAAGCGCAAGGTCGCAGAGACGGAAGCGCGATTGAAGAAAAAATAG
- a CDS encoding DUF1932 domain-containing protein produces MGQAFATELLKWNHVSVAAFDTQFLGKGGWLWDHACAMGVQAVDCPSLSACHADVVISAVTADECEEAAMAAADCINPGQYYFDLNSSSPKTKQRAASHIECAGGLYVEGAIMAPVAARGLHVPILSGGAHAMVLATRLNPLGMSITPVSADIGRVSAAALCRNLLVEGLEALLDDCLAIARHAGVEKAVYQSLAEDFPSIDWTGLVQVMRPENTEYQPVTTAEMLEAADMMDEFGYDGRLERALAFHRKCGTAGKIAQ; encoded by the coding sequence GTGGGGCAGGCGTTCGCCACCGAATTGTTGAAGTGGAACCATGTGTCGGTCGCCGCTTTCGACACCCAGTTTCTGGGCAAGGGTGGCTGGCTCTGGGATCACGCCTGTGCCATGGGCGTTCAGGCGGTCGATTGCCCCTCACTCAGTGCGTGCCATGCCGACGTCGTGATCTCTGCAGTCACTGCCGACGAATGCGAGGAAGCGGCGATGGCGGCGGCGGACTGCATCAACCCCGGGCAGTATTACTTTGATCTCAACTCCTCTTCGCCGAAGACCAAGCAGAGGGCTGCATCGCATATCGAATGCGCCGGTGGTCTCTATGTCGAGGGCGCGATCATGGCTCCGGTCGCCGCGCGCGGTTTGCACGTTCCAATTCTTTCGGGCGGCGCTCACGCGATGGTTCTTGCAACCCGCCTCAATCCTCTCGGCATGAGTATCACGCCCGTCTCCGCCGATATCGGACGTGTCTCCGCGGCGGCGCTCTGCCGCAATCTTCTGGTCGAAGGGCTCGAAGCCCTGCTCGACGATTGTCTGGCGATCGCGCGCCATGCCGGCGTCGAAAAGGCTGTGTACCAGAGCCTCGCGGAGGACTTTCCATCCATCGACTGGACGGGCCTCGTGCAGGTAATGCGCCCCGAGAATACCGAATACCAGCCAGTGACTACGGCGGAGATGCTGGAGGCGGCCGACATGATGGACGAGTTCGGCTATGACGGCCGTCTGGAACGGGCGCTCGCCTTCCACAGGAAATGCGGTACGGCGGGCAAGATCGCGCAATAG